The Chryseobacterium oranimense genome contains the following window.
TGGTAACCGGAGATTTAATTCCTTCTTCCACTCCTAATCTTTGAGCCATACTTCCTGCAGAATAGTTTCTTACAACCATTTCCAGTGGAATGATAGATACTTTTTTTACCAGTTGCTCTCTTTCGTTCAATTGTTTAATGAAATGAGTTTTAATCCCTTTTTCATTTAAATATTCAAAAATAAGAGTGGTGATGGCGTTGTTCATTTCACCTTTCAAATCAACAGATCCTCTTTTCTGAGCGTTAAATGCTGTAGCGTCGTCTTTAAAACGTACCACCACTTCGTTAGGATTATCGGTAGCAAATACCTGTTTTGCCTTACCTTCGTACAACATTTCTTTCTTTTCCATTTCTAAATTCGTATTAGTTAGATTTATTTTATAATTACTTAATTAAAATTCCTGTTAAAACAGCCAATCCGAAACTCAGGAGTGTACCGATCAGTACATATTCCGTCAGTTTCCGCTGTTTGGCCTGTGCCAGATCACTGAATCTGAAAACCGATTTGGCAGCCACCATAAAGCCTACCCCTTCCCAGTGATTCACCATAATAAAAGTGAAAACAAGAAGGCGTTCCAAAATCCCGATATATTTTCCGGCACTCGATAGAGATTCGGTTTGTAAACTGCTTTGAGTCTCCGGAACCGGAGTCCATGAAGACAATAGTATTCTGATGAAAATTGACGCCGGTGTTGTAAGGAACAGTGCAGCCATCACTACTTTCAAAACTTCCTGATTCTGCAGGAATTCAAAACTGAATTCTTTATAATAAAATGAAATTCCGGCAATTACAAGAATATGCAGCAGCTGATCAATAAAAAACCATCTTTTTTTATTTTTTACAGTCTGGAAG
Protein-coding sequences here:
- a CDS encoding DUF3307 domain-containing protein, which encodes MIFIKLILAHLLGDFILQPNSWVADKERRKLKSPYLYLHVLIHTVLSFIFLWNTDLWWAALLVGGTHFMIDSSKLIFQTVKNKKRWFFIDQLLHILVIAGISFYYKEFSFEFLQNQEVLKVVMAALFLTTPASIFIRILLSSWTPVPETQSSLQTESLSSAGKYIGILERLLVFTFIMVNHWEGVGFMVAAKSVFRFSDLAQAKQRKLTEYVLIGTLLSFGLAVLTGILIK